A genomic stretch from Nitrobacter winogradskyi Nb-255 includes:
- a CDS encoding DUF1491 family protein, which yields MRLKSSIWVAAYLRRCQCEGVFGAVRRRGADEAGAVFVKLALLDGNAMLYAPAPQAVYDDSRPVERVFAPSSVEPVAEQAVEERLAKEVRFDPDAWIVEIEDKAGRHFLDLARG from the coding sequence ATGAGGTTGAAGTCGAGTATTTGGGTCGCTGCCTATCTGCGCCGTTGCCAGTGCGAGGGCGTTTTCGGGGCGGTGCGCCGCCGTGGAGCGGATGAGGCAGGTGCCGTTTTCGTCAAGCTGGCGTTGCTCGACGGCAATGCGATGCTTTACGCCCCCGCGCCGCAGGCCGTATACGACGACAGCCGGCCCGTGGAGCGTGTGTTCGCGCCTTCTTCGGTTGAGCCTGTCGCCGAGCAGGCGGTCGAAGAGCGCCTTGCGAAAGAAGTTCGATTCGATCCGGATGCGTGGATCGTTGAAATCGAGGACAAGGCAGGACGGCATTTTCTCGACCTGGCACGGGGATAG
- the cysE gene encoding serine O-acetyltransferase codes for MAIQHVNPQNPKFAALDPIWDRVRSEAEDIVRREPELAAFIYSAVLHHDRLEAAVVHRVAERLDHSALSGDLIRQTFDEALRDDPDIGNAFRADLVAVYDRDPATARFIDPLLYFKGFQAIQTHRLAYWLFQKGRKDFAYYLQSRSSSVFQVDINPAARIGRGIFLDHATGFVVGETAVIEDDVSILHGVTLGGTGKENEDRHPKIRHGVMIGAGAKILGNIEVGHCARIAAGSVVVKPVPHNVTVAGVPARTIGPAGCSEPSRTMNQMLNATLET; via the coding sequence ATGGCGATCCAGCACGTCAATCCGCAGAACCCCAAATTCGCTGCGCTCGATCCGATCTGGGATCGCGTCCGCAGCGAGGCCGAAGACATCGTTCGCCGCGAGCCTGAGCTGGCGGCCTTCATCTATTCGGCCGTTCTTCACCATGATCGGCTCGAGGCTGCGGTGGTGCATCGGGTCGCGGAGCGGCTCGACCATTCGGCCCTGTCAGGCGACCTGATCCGCCAGACCTTCGATGAGGCGCTTCGCGACGATCCCGACATCGGCAACGCGTTTCGCGCCGACCTGGTGGCGGTGTATGACCGGGACCCGGCAACGGCGCGGTTCATCGATCCGCTGCTCTATTTCAAGGGGTTCCAGGCCATTCAGACCCACCGCCTTGCGTACTGGCTCTTCCAGAAAGGCCGCAAGGATTTTGCCTATTACCTGCAAAGCCGTTCCTCGTCGGTGTTTCAGGTGGACATCAATCCGGCAGCCAGGATCGGCCGCGGCATTTTTCTCGATCATGCCACCGGGTTTGTGGTTGGCGAAACCGCCGTTATTGAAGATGACGTGTCGATCCTGCATGGCGTGACGCTCGGCGGCACCGGCAAGGAGAACGAGGACCGCCATCCGAAGATCCGTCACGGCGTCATGATCGGCGCGGGCGCGAAAATCCTGGGCAATATCGAGGTCGGACATTGCGCGCGCATCGCGGCCGGATCGGTCGTCGTGAAACCCGTGCCGCACAATGTCACCGTCGCCGGCGTTCCAGCCAGGACGATCGGTCCGGCCGGCTGCTCGGAGCCCTCGCGCACGATGAATCAGATGCTGAACGCGACACTCGAAACATGA
- the purB gene encoding adenylosuccinate lyase, giving the protein MIPRYARPEMVSIWEPQTRFKIWFEIEAHAADAQAELGVIPKEAAEIIWAKAKDATFDIQRIDEIERETRHDVIAFLTHLAEIVGPEARFVHQGMTSSDVLDTCLNVQLSRAADILIADIDKLLGALKTRAFEHKMTPTIGRSHGIHAEPVTFGLKLAYAYAEFSRARERLTAARREVATCAISGAVGTFAQIDPRVEEHVAGAMGLIPEPVSTQVIPRDRHAMFFATLGVIASSMERLAIEIRHLQRTEVLEAEEFFSEGQKGSSAMPHKRNPVLTENITGLARMVRAYVTPALENVALWHERDISHSSVERMIGPDATVTLDFALNRLAGVIDKLLVYPANMQKNLDRLGGLVHSQRVLIALTQKGASREDAYKLVQRNAMPVWRGEGDFETLLKNDADVTKYLTGAEIAEQFDLNYHLKHVDTIFKRVFGSA; this is encoded by the coding sequence ATGATCCCCCGTTACGCCCGCCCGGAAATGGTTTCGATCTGGGAGCCGCAGACCCGCTTCAAGATCTGGTTCGAGATCGAGGCTCACGCCGCTGATGCCCAGGCCGAACTCGGTGTGATTCCGAAGGAAGCGGCCGAGATTATCTGGGCAAAGGCGAAAGACGCCACTTTCGATATTCAGCGCATTGACGAGATCGAGCGCGAAACCAGGCACGATGTCATCGCCTTCCTCACTCACCTCGCCGAAATCGTCGGTCCCGAGGCGCGCTTCGTGCATCAGGGCATGACGTCATCGGACGTGCTCGACACCTGCCTCAACGTACAGCTCAGCCGGGCCGCCGACATCCTGATCGCCGATATCGACAAGCTGCTCGGGGCGCTGAAGACCCGCGCGTTCGAACACAAGATGACGCCGACCATCGGCCGCTCGCACGGCATTCACGCCGAACCCGTGACCTTCGGCCTCAAGCTCGCTTACGCCTATGCGGAGTTCTCGCGCGCCAGGGAGCGCCTGACCGCGGCCCGCCGGGAGGTCGCGACCTGCGCGATCTCGGGCGCGGTCGGCACCTTCGCCCAGATCGATCCGCGCGTGGAAGAGCATGTCGCGGGCGCGATGGGATTGATCCCCGAGCCGGTCTCAACCCAGGTGATCCCGCGTGACCGCCACGCGATGTTCTTCGCGACGCTCGGCGTCATCGCGTCGTCGATGGAGCGGCTTGCCATCGAAATCCGCCATCTGCAACGCACCGAGGTGCTGGAAGCGGAGGAGTTCTTCTCCGAAGGCCAGAAAGGCTCGTCGGCGATGCCGCACAAGCGCAACCCGGTTCTGACCGAGAACATCACGGGGCTGGCGCGTATGGTGCGCGCCTATGTGACGCCGGCTCTGGAGAACGTCGCGCTCTGGCATGAACGTGATATCTCGCACTCCTCGGTCGAACGGATGATCGGCCCGGACGCCACCGTGACGCTCGACTTCGCGCTCAACCGCCTCGCGGGCGTGATCGACAAGCTTCTGGTCTATCCCGCCAACATGCAAAAGAACCTCGACCGTCTCGGAGGACTCGTGCACTCGCAACGCGTGCTGATCGCGCTCACGCAAAAAGGCGCGAGCCGCGAGGACGCCTACAAGCTGGTTCAGCGGAACGCCATGCCGGTGTGGCGCGGCGAAGGCGACTTCGAAACGCTTCTGAAGAACGATGCCGACGTGACGAAATATCTCACCGGCGCCGAGATCGCCGAGCAGTTCGACCTCAACTATCACCTCAAGCACGTTGACACGATCTTCAAGCGGGTGTTCGGAAGCGCTTGA
- a CDS encoding FKBP-type peptidyl-prolyl cis-trans isomerase yields MRMLRHAGVLAFVLAIASGGVILIEASATAAAQTAEKTMTTASGLQITDTKVGDGPLPQPGQICIMHYTGWLYENGQKGKKFDSSVDRNEPFEFPIGKRRVIAGWDEGVATMKVGGKRTLIIPPELGYGARGAGGVIPPNATLIFDVELLGLKG; encoded by the coding sequence ATGCGGATGCTTCGACATGCGGGCGTTTTGGCGTTTGTTCTCGCGATTGCGTCCGGCGGCGTTATTCTGATCGAGGCCTCGGCTACAGCAGCGGCCCAAACCGCGGAGAAAACCATGACGACAGCATCGGGTTTGCAGATCACGGACACCAAGGTCGGGGATGGTCCGTTGCCCCAGCCGGGCCAGATCTGCATCATGCATTACACCGGCTGGCTCTACGAGAACGGACAGAAGGGCAAGAAATTCGACAGTTCGGTGGATCGCAACGAACCCTTCGAGTTTCCGATCGGCAAGCGTCGCGTGATCGCAGGTTGGGACGAAGGCGTCGCGACGATGAAGGTCGGCGGCAAGCGTACGCTGATCATTCCGCCGGAACTGGGTTACGGCGCGCGCGGCGCCGGCGGCGTCATTCCGCCCAATGCGACGTTGATTTTTGACGTCGAGTTGCTTGGTCTGAAAGGTTGA
- a CDS encoding porin — translation MNKKKFNAAVCGFGLVLATSQLSPAGAQEMELYVDTVTKQVYTEPGKNRVMMGTFQQIKKGSGQRAQRGSSRQAQQGSGQTVAHRTVTQDNDLPVVKSREKKEWYDKLKIRGYTQFRSASTVGGDKDAVSYWPDKSVGENSSFLIRRARVILYGDVSDNLYVYLQPDFASTPSGSSTGHFGQLRDAYADIAFDQKKEFRVRVGQSKIPFSFENLQSSQNRLALDRNDGLNSCCRDERDIGAFFYWAPAHIRERFKDLVSNNLKGSGDYGVFAFGVYNGQGANRVEQNNDMHMVVRFTYPYMFGNGQIFEAGVQAVHGRFVTSTGPINGVTPIMDAPAKGFKDQRVGVHAVLYPQPFGFQAEWNWGRGPQLNDTQTMLTESSLSGGYVLANYRLNAGQWGMLFPFVKWQHFEGGQKFERNAPHNYVNDWEFGVEWQVTKEIELTAVYHMMNRTDLANAPYERYKADVLRFQLQWNY, via the coding sequence ATGAATAAGAAGAAATTCAACGCGGCAGTATGCGGCTTTGGATTAGTTTTGGCTACATCCCAACTCTCCCCGGCCGGCGCCCAGGAAATGGAACTGTATGTCGATACAGTGACCAAGCAGGTTTACACGGAGCCCGGTAAAAACAGGGTCATGATGGGAACTTTTCAGCAGATAAAGAAGGGTTCAGGCCAGCGGGCGCAGAGGGGCTCAAGCCGGCAGGCACAGCAAGGCTCAGGACAAACCGTCGCCCACCGGACCGTCACGCAGGACAATGATCTCCCGGTTGTAAAATCCAGGGAGAAAAAAGAGTGGTACGACAAACTCAAAATTCGTGGCTACACGCAATTCCGCTCCGCCAGCACCGTGGGCGGAGACAAGGATGCAGTCTCGTACTGGCCGGATAAATCGGTAGGCGAGAACAGCTCTTTTCTGATCAGGCGAGCACGTGTGATCTTGTACGGAGATGTCAGCGATAATCTTTACGTGTATCTACAGCCTGATTTCGCCAGCACGCCATCCGGCTCCAGCACAGGCCATTTTGGTCAGCTAAGGGATGCCTACGCCGACATCGCCTTCGATCAGAAGAAGGAATTCCGCGTCAGGGTCGGGCAATCAAAAATCCCCTTCAGCTTTGAAAACTTGCAATCCAGCCAAAATCGCCTTGCGCTCGACCGTAATGACGGACTCAACAGTTGCTGCCGGGATGAGCGCGACATCGGCGCCTTCTTCTACTGGGCCCCGGCTCATATACGCGAACGGTTCAAGGATCTCGTATCGAACAATCTGAAGGGATCGGGCGACTACGGCGTGTTCGCCTTCGGCGTCTACAACGGACAGGGCGCCAACCGTGTCGAACAGAACAATGATATGCATATGGTCGTCCGCTTCACCTATCCGTATATGTTTGGCAACGGGCAGATTTTTGAAGCAGGCGTGCAGGCCGTCCATGGCCGCTTCGTTACATCGACAGGCCCCATAAACGGAGTCACTCCAATCATGGATGCCCCCGCGAAAGGATTTAAAGATCAGCGCGTCGGGGTCCATGCCGTGCTTTATCCGCAGCCCTTCGGGTTTCAGGCGGAATGGAACTGGGGACGGGGACCTCAGTTGAACGACACTCAGACAATGCTCACTGAATCCTCGCTGAGCGGCGGCTACGTCCTCGCAAACTATCGACTTAACGCGGGACAATGGGGAATGCTGTTCCCATTCGTTAAATGGCAGCACTTCGAGGGCGGTCAAAAGTTCGAGCGCAACGCTCCACACAACTACGTCAATGATTGGGAATTCGGCGTGGAGTGGCAGGTCACGAAAGAGATCGAGCTTACAGCGGTTTATCACATGATGAATCGCACCGATCTGGCGAACGCTCCCTACGAACGATACAAGGCCGATGTCCTGAGATTCCAGCTCCAGTGGAATTACTGA
- a CDS encoding zinc-finger domain-containing protein: protein MSDHVVPHFHNDSGVAVIEIGSREFMCVGANPPFDHPHVFLDLGDDGEIICPYCSTLYRFAADLGPGQSRPPGCVVRDKAA, encoded by the coding sequence ATGTCCGATCACGTTGTTCCCCACTTCCATAACGATTCCGGCGTCGCCGTCATTGAAATCGGCTCGCGGGAGTTCATGTGTGTCGGAGCCAATCCTCCGTTCGATCATCCGCACGTCTTTCTCGATCTCGGCGACGACGGCGAAATCATCTGCCCCTACTGCTCGACGCTGTATCGTTTCGCGGCCGACCTAGGTCCCGGACAGTCCCGTCCTCCCGGATGCGTGGTGAGGGACAAGGCCGCCTGA
- a CDS encoding transglutaminase-like cysteine peptidase, with protein sequence MLNRGQGVGLAVVGAILWGIATSAGAAGAEKLYASLGDTTRAPIGWVEFCNDSPKECRPGATQPRDIVLTPDAWRDLLKVNRWVNETVKPMTDKDHWGVVEKWSLPTDGHGDCEDYVLLKRKMLIDAGWPREALLVTVVRDKQGDGHAVLTVKTDKGEFILDNQNENVMAWTKTGYRFMKRQSQSDPDIWVALDDNHPAVATASSR encoded by the coding sequence ATGCTCAACAGGGGACAGGGAGTGGGACTGGCGGTCGTTGGCGCCATCCTGTGGGGAATAGCAACATCGGCGGGCGCCGCGGGAGCAGAAAAGCTCTATGCAAGTCTCGGCGACACCACACGGGCTCCGATCGGCTGGGTTGAGTTCTGCAACGACTCTCCGAAAGAGTGCCGCCCCGGCGCGACGCAGCCGCGCGATATCGTCTTAACGCCAGACGCCTGGCGGGATCTTCTGAAGGTCAACCGCTGGGTCAACGAAACCGTCAAGCCGATGACGGACAAGGATCACTGGGGCGTCGTCGAAAAGTGGTCGCTTCCCACCGACGGTCACGGAGATTGCGAGGACTACGTCCTGTTGAAGCGCAAGATGCTGATAGACGCCGGATGGCCACGCGAGGCATTGCTGGTCACGGTCGTCCGCGACAAGCAGGGCGACGGCCATGCCGTCCTGACCGTAAAGACCGACAAGGGCGAGTTCATCCTCGACAACCAGAATGAGAACGTCATGGCCTGGACGAAGACCGGCTATCGCTTCATGAAAAGACAATCGCAAAGCGATCCCGATATCTGGGTCGCACTGGATGACAACCATCCGGCGGTGGCGACGGCCAGTTCCCGATAG
- a CDS encoding PilZ domain-containing protein produces the protein MALAQKISNLPVERRRFQRVRVHLLGRYMLPDRREFPCQVINMSPGGLAMLAPGIGHVGDRVIVYLDHIGRVEGRITRIIDSGFAMNISATPRKRDKLASQLTWLANRDILNLPEDRRHDRIMPRNPIAILTLEDGTRMTCRIIDLSMSGAAVSAEKTPPLQSRVALGKVLSRVVRNLEEGFALEFIHEQHPDTLEDDVTAR, from the coding sequence ATGGCGTTGGCGCAGAAAATCTCAAACCTACCGGTTGAGCGCCGGCGCTTCCAGCGGGTCAGGGTTCACCTGCTGGGCCGCTACATGCTGCCCGATCGGCGCGAGTTCCCCTGCCAGGTTATCAACATGTCCCCCGGCGGGCTGGCCATGCTGGCGCCCGGTATCGGCCATGTCGGCGACCGCGTTATTGTCTATCTCGACCACATCGGCCGGGTCGAAGGCAGGATCACCCGCATTATCGACAGCGGGTTCGCCATGAACATCAGCGCGACCCCGCGCAAGCGCGACAAGCTGGCCTCGCAACTCACCTGGCTCGCCAATCGCGATATCCTCAACCTTCCGGAAGACCGCCGCCACGACCGCATTATGCCCCGCAACCCGATCGCGATCCTCACCCTCGAGGACGGAACAAGGATGACATGCCGGATCATCGACCTTTCGATGTCAGGCGCCGCCGTCTCGGCTGAAAAGACGCCCCCGCTGCAGTCCAGGGTCGCACTCGGCAAGGTGCTGTCCCGCGTGGTACGAAATCTGGAAGAAGGTTTCGCGCTCGAATTCATCCACGAGCAACATCCCGACACTCTTGAAGACGACGTTACCGCCAGGTAA
- a CDS encoding GFA family protein, whose translation MQDGKTYTGGCHCGQVRFECTTDLAMVTACNCSICTKKGLHITFLAPQSFQLRAGEDNLKEYLFNKQMIRHQLCIDCGVEVFARGKKPDGTEVVALNVSCIDGIELSRLTLTPIDGRSL comes from the coding sequence ATGCAGGATGGGAAAACTTACACAGGCGGCTGCCATTGCGGGCAGGTGCGCTTCGAGTGCACAACTGATCTTGCCATGGTGACCGCGTGCAACTGCTCGATCTGCACCAAGAAGGGATTGCACATCACGTTTCTCGCGCCTCAAAGTTTTCAACTCCGGGCGGGCGAGGATAATCTCAAGGAATACCTGTTCAACAAGCAAATGATCCGGCATCAGCTTTGCATCGACTGCGGCGTCGAGGTATTCGCGCGCGGCAAGAAACCTGATGGCACCGAGGTGGTCGCCCTCAATGTGAGTTGCATCGACGGCATCGAGTTGTCCCGCCTTACATTGACGCCGATCGACGGGCGCAGCCTCTGA
- a CDS encoding Tim44 domain-containing protein — protein MKLAKRASGLMKAFAVVLSLALPLMFAVSAADARIGGGKSMGSRGSHTFSAPPATSTAPNAARPFDRTMSQPGRPAAGAAAAGRSARPGMGMLGGLAAGFLGAGLLGMLFGGGLFGGLEGLSSIIGLVLQVGLIYLLVRFAMSWWQRRNAPAYAGPTPGSAAQTNARSGLGFGSVSNAAPLEITPSDYETFERLLGEIQAAWSKEDVNTLHTLATPEMVSYFTEDLRANDARGVVNTVSDVKLLQGDLAEAWREGVTDYATVALRYSLIDKTTERASGRIVDGGDQPQEAAEIWTFARRDGGKWELSAIQQT, from the coding sequence ATGAAATTGGCTAAGCGGGCGTCCGGCTTGATGAAGGCTTTCGCCGTCGTCCTGTCGTTGGCGCTTCCCTTGATGTTCGCTGTTTCGGCAGCGGACGCCCGCATCGGTGGGGGCAAGAGCATGGGGTCGCGCGGCTCGCACACCTTCTCCGCGCCGCCCGCCACCAGCACCGCGCCGAACGCGGCGCGTCCGTTCGACCGCACCATGAGTCAACCCGGCCGTCCCGCCGCAGGCGCCGCGGCGGCTGGACGCTCCGCCCGGCCGGGCATGGGAATGCTCGGCGGCCTCGCCGCGGGATTCCTCGGCGCTGGCTTGTTGGGCATGCTGTTCGGCGGCGGCCTGTTCGGTGGTCTCGAAGGTCTGTCGTCCATCATCGGCCTGGTGCTCCAGGTCGGCCTGATCTATCTCCTCGTGCGTTTTGCGATGTCGTGGTGGCAGCGGCGTAATGCGCCTGCCTATGCCGGACCGACGCCGGGCTCCGCTGCTCAAACCAATGCCCGTAGCGGTCTCGGTTTCGGTTCGGTGTCAAACGCCGCGCCGCTGGAAATCACACCATCCGACTATGAAACCTTTGAGCGCCTGCTCGGAGAAATCCAGGCCGCGTGGTCAAAGGAAGATGTCAATACCCTGCACACGCTGGCGACGCCGGAAATGGTGTCATACTTCACCGAAGATCTCCGGGCCAACGACGCCCGCGGCGTGGTCAACACGGTGTCGGACGTCAAGCTTCTGCAGGGCGATCTCGCGGAAGCATGGCGCGAGGGCGTGACCGATTATGCCACGGTGGCGCTGCGCTACTCGCTGATCGACAAGACCACTGAGCGGGCCAGCGGCCGCATCGTGGATGGCGGTGACCAGCCGCAGGAAGCGGCCGAGATCTGGACCTTCGCGCGTCGGGATGGTGGAAAGTGGGAATTGTCGGCCATCCAGCAGACCTGA
- a CDS encoding DUF3126 family protein, whose protein sequence is MNVQEVRKLDAYLKRVFGNAKIRVVPRPKKDDSAEVYIGEEFIGVLFVDDEDDDRSFQFQMAILEEDLADVG, encoded by the coding sequence GTGAACGTTCAGGAAGTCAGGAAACTCGACGCCTACCTCAAGCGCGTGTTCGGCAACGCCAAGATTCGGGTGGTGCCGCGTCCGAAGAAGGACGACTCGGCCGAGGTCTATATCGGCGAGGAGTTCATTGGCGTGCTGTTCGTCGATGACGAGGATGACGACCGCTCGTTTCAGTTTCAGATGGCCATCCTCGAGGAAGATCTGGCCGACGTTGGTTAA
- a CDS encoding alpha/beta fold hydrolase: MPSFHHGEVEVSYLDEGEGDPVVLVHGFASSKNVNWVYPTWVSELRKNGFRVIALDNRGHGDSTKLYDPEDYHIGTMASDVTALMDHLGVARADVMGYSLGARIMGILAHTRPERVRSGIFGGLGVGLIEGGGPGESVARALEAASLDDVADPFGRTFRAFADQTRSDRRALAACLRGSRRLMTEAEAASISVPTLIAVGSKDEIAGSAQALAKIIPGAEVLDIPNRDHMRAVGDKVYKDGVLKFLSRRP; the protein is encoded by the coding sequence ATGCCGAGCTTTCATCACGGCGAAGTTGAAGTCTCCTACCTCGACGAGGGCGAGGGCGATCCCGTCGTTCTCGTGCACGGCTTTGCGTCGAGCAAGAATGTGAACTGGGTGTATCCGACCTGGGTGTCGGAATTGCGCAAGAACGGATTCCGGGTCATCGCTCTCGACAATCGCGGCCATGGCGATTCCACCAAGCTCTACGATCCGGAAGACTATCACATCGGCACGATGGCGAGCGACGTCACAGCGCTGATGGATCATCTTGGCGTCGCGCGCGCCGATGTCATGGGGTATTCGCTTGGGGCCAGGATCATGGGAATCCTGGCCCATACAAGGCCCGAGCGGGTACGCTCCGGAATCTTCGGCGGGCTTGGCGTCGGCCTGATCGAGGGCGGCGGTCCCGGCGAAAGCGTGGCGAGGGCGCTGGAGGCAGCCTCGCTCGACGACGTTGCCGATCCCTTCGGCCGCACGTTCCGCGCATTCGCCGATCAAACCCGTTCAGACCGTCGTGCGCTGGCGGCCTGCCTGCGCGGATCACGGCGGCTGATGACGGAAGCGGAAGCCGCGAGCATCAGCGTGCCGACGCTGATCGCGGTCGGCAGCAAAGACGAAATCGCAGGCTCCGCGCAGGCGTTGGCGAAGATCATTCCCGGCGCGGAAGTGCTGGATATTCCGAACCGCGACCACATGCGGGCGGTGGGCGACAAGGTCTATAAGGACGGCGTGCTGAAGTTTTTGTCACGCCGGCCGTAA
- a CDS encoding DUF6949 family protein: MSPNALNSFFSLCIGFAIAGALASGYQALVKRPAGFGLLQQGVVARAFAAVPFLVFAAPFIIMRNTLRGRRIERRRFEFVMMATVVAGFWSLMSGTCVVLTLKAVGLLA; encoded by the coding sequence ATGTCGCCGAATGCGTTGAACTCCTTCTTCTCCCTGTGCATCGGGTTCGCCATCGCGGGCGCGCTTGCCAGCGGTTATCAGGCGTTGGTCAAACGGCCGGCCGGCTTCGGATTGCTGCAGCAGGGTGTCGTCGCCCGGGCGTTTGCCGCGGTGCCGTTCCTGGTCTTCGCGGCGCCCTTCATCATCATGCGCAATACACTTCGCGGACGACGCATTGAGCGCCGCCGTTTCGAGTTCGTCATGATGGCGACGGTTGTCGCGGGGTTCTGGAGCCTGATGTCCGGCACCTGCGTGGTTCTGACGCTGAAGGCGGTCGGACTGCTCGCCTGA
- a CDS encoding class I SAM-dependent methyltransferase: MRLSKKDEALLKVDFSRINQAKAVFDDIYIQDDPRSYFSTLGDLDYMITDVAEPVIRQILSAKASVTESKPVVLDVGCSYGINAAVHRFPLTFGGLRHRYARREIKAVSSEELMQLDRNFYASWPDHGLARFIGLDVSAPAVRYATRVGLLDQGIVADLESQPLSAEDACIIKPADVILSTGCIGYVTEKTFGKLLDATEKKPWIISFVLRMFPYDSLEKTFAQRGLVTEKLGGVTFIQRRFRDAEEFENSLATLAAAHIDSTGLESEGLFHADLILSRPEADARVASLEDIVTVASGRGRPIAPRYVHVESDDGLQVTLEP, from the coding sequence ATGAGGCTCTCGAAAAAGGACGAAGCATTGTTAAAGGTGGATTTCTCTCGGATCAATCAGGCCAAGGCGGTCTTCGATGACATCTATATCCAGGACGATCCAAGGTCGTATTTCTCGACCCTGGGCGACCTCGACTACATGATCACCGATGTCGCCGAGCCGGTCATCCGCCAGATATTATCCGCCAAGGCGTCCGTCACCGAATCCAAACCGGTGGTGCTCGACGTCGGCTGCTCATACGGCATCAACGCCGCCGTGCATCGCTTCCCTCTGACCTTCGGCGGCCTGCGCCATCGCTACGCCCGGCGCGAGATCAAGGCCGTGTCTTCCGAAGAGCTGATGCAGCTCGACCGCAATTTCTATGCAAGCTGGCCCGATCATGGCCTCGCACGGTTTATCGGCCTCGACGTATCCGCGCCGGCCGTTCGCTATGCAACGCGCGTCGGGCTTCTCGATCAGGGTATCGTCGCCGACCTCGAAAGCCAGCCGCTTTCCGCGGAGGACGCGTGCATCATCAAGCCCGCTGACGTCATTCTGTCCACGGGATGCATCGGCTATGTCACCGAAAAGACGTTCGGCAAGCTGCTCGATGCAACCGAGAAGAAACCATGGATCATTTCCTTCGTGCTGCGGATGTTTCCTTATGACTCGCTTGAAAAGACCTTCGCCCAGCGCGGCCTGGTTACGGAAAAGCTGGGCGGCGTAACTTTCATCCAGCGCCGTTTCCGCGACGCCGAGGAGTTCGAGAACAGCCTCGCGACACTCGCAGCCGCCCACATCGATTCAACAGGTCTTGAGTCCGAAGGTCTGTTTCACGCCGATTTGATCCTTTCCCGGCCAGAGGCGGATGCGCGCGTCGCGTCGCTGGAAGACATTGTTACCGTGGCGAGCGGACGAGGCCGCCCGATCGCCCCGCGTTATGTGCATGTCGAAAGCGATGACGGCCTGCAGGTGACGCTGGAGCCGTGA
- a CDS encoding gamma carbonic anhydrase family protein, producing the protein MATYELDGQGPDLPESGRYFIAETAAVIGRVRLRENASVWFGAVLRGDHEWIEVGAGSNVQDGCTCHTDEGFPLTIGSDCTIGHNVILHGCTIEDGALIGMGSIVMNGARVGRGCIVGAGALITEGKQFAEYSLIVGAPARVIRTLEPSEIETTGGGAKAYAANGQRFQKGLKRTG; encoded by the coding sequence ATGGCGACTTACGAACTCGATGGGCAGGGGCCGGATCTCCCTGAAAGCGGACGCTATTTCATCGCCGAAACCGCCGCGGTGATTGGCAGGGTCCGTCTGCGCGAGAATGCGAGCGTGTGGTTCGGCGCGGTGCTGCGCGGGGATCATGAGTGGATCGAGGTGGGAGCGGGTTCCAACGTTCAGGACGGCTGCACCTGCCACACTGACGAAGGGTTTCCTCTGACCATCGGCAGCGATTGTACCATTGGCCATAACGTTATTCTGCATGGCTGCACGATCGAGGATGGCGCGCTGATCGGCATGGGTTCGATCGTGATGAACGGTGCGCGGGTTGGTCGCGGCTGTATCGTCGGCGCCGGCGCGCTCATCACCGAAGGCAAGCAGTTCGCGGAGTATTCCCTCATCGTCGGCGCGCCGGCGCGCGTGATCCGCACGCTTGAGCCTTCCGAGATCGAGACGACGGGAGGCGGCGCGAAGGCCTACGCCGCGAACGGCCAGCGTTTCCAAAAAGGCCTGAAGCGAACAGGCTGA